A stretch of the Vigna radiata var. radiata cultivar VC1973A chromosome 7, Vradiata_ver6, whole genome shotgun sequence genome encodes the following:
- the LOC106767013 gene encoding NAC domain-containing protein 7: MNTFSHVPPGFRFHPTDEELVGYYLRKKVASKRIDLDVIKDVDLYKIEPWDLQELCKIGTDEQSDWYFFSHKDKKYPTGTRTNRATKAGFWKATGRDKAIYSKHCLIGMRKTLVFYKGRAPNGQKSDWIMHEYRLETNENGTPPEEGWVVCRVFKKRMTTMQKVGEYDQSPCWYDEQVSFMQDFESPRRISQPYASYHQHHPCKPELMDLQYNNIPHDAFLQLPQLESPKLTHSAPSLSCSSVVPFAYETSNNKNNGSTLQFSSLSQEEQIQYCHQQSQNSLYDNAVDQVTDWRVLDKFVASQLSHNQDVSKETSYSNAPIFQVAEQISVVTNGSKKEQISQEYASTSTSSCQIDLWK, translated from the exons ATGAACACATTTTCGCATGTACCTCCAGGCTTTCGGTTTCATCCGACTGATGAAGAACTGGTAGGTTACTACCTTAGGAAGAAGGTAGCATCTAAAAGGATTGATCTAGATGTGATCAAAGATGTAGATCTCTATAAGATTGAACCATGGGATCTTCAAG AGCTATGCAAAATAGGAACAGATGAACAAAGTGACTGGTATTTCTTCAGTCATAAAGATAAGAAATATCCAACTGGAACTCGCACGAATAGAGCTACAAAAGCAGGGTTTTGGAAAGCGACGGGAAGAGACAAGGCAATATACTCTAAGCATTGCCTGATTGGCATGAGAAAGACTCTTGTGTTTTACAAAGGAAGAGCCCCAAATGGACAGAAGTCTGATTGGATCATGCATGAGTACAGGCTAGAAACTAATGAAAATGGAACTCCTCCG GAAGAAGGATGGGTTGTGTGCAGAGTGTTCAAGAAGCGAATGACTACAATGCAGAAAGTGGGAGAGTATGATCAGTCACCCTGTTGGTACGATGAGCAAGTTTCCTTCATGCAAGATTTTGAATCCCCAAGGCGCATTTCTCAGCCTTATGCATCATACCATCAGCACCACCCATGCAAACCTGAGCTCATGGATTTGCAATACAACAACATACCCCACGATGCATTCCTCCAACTTCCGCAACTCGAAAGCCCCAAACTAACTCACTCAGCACCCAGTTTGAGCTGCAGCTCAGTTGTCCCTTTTGCTTATGAAACcagcaacaacaaaaacaatggCAGCACCTTGCAGTTCTCATCACTCTCTCAGGAAGAACAGATACAATACTGCCACCAACAAAGTCAAAATTCCCTCTATGATAATGCGGTTGACCAAGTCACAGATTGGCGAGTGCTTGACAAATTTGTTGCTTCTCAACTTAGTCACAACCAAGATGTTTCCAAGGAGACCAGTTATTCCAATGCACCTATTTTCCAAGTGGCTGAACAAATTTCTGTGGTAACCAATGGATCCAAAAAGGAGCAAATTTCTCAGGAATATGCTTCAACATCTACCTCCAGTTGCCAGATTGACCTGTGGAAgtga